A part of Candidatus Bathyarchaeia archaeon genomic DNA contains:
- a CDS encoding YciI family protein — protein sequence MSQFLYRIQPVRHDMLANGSTEFESRIVSEHFNYLKQLATAGVVILAGRTQNTDYSSFGIVVFNAKTVEEAREIMLNDPAVKNKVFRAELFPYKMALFGPENSKSD from the coding sequence TTGAGTCAGTTTCTGTATCGAATCCAGCCGGTACGTCATGATATGCTCGCGAATGGCTCTACTGAATTCGAGTCGCGCATCGTCTCTGAACACTTCAACTACCTCAAACAGCTTGCGACCGCTGGCGTGGTAATTCTCGCCGGTCGTACGCAGAACACCGACTACAGCAGTTTTGGAATCGTGGTCTTCAATGCGAAAACTGTCGAGGAAGCGCGCGAGATCATGCTCAATGATCCTGCGGTGAAGAACAAGGTATTCCGGGCGGAACTGTTTCCTTACAAGATGGCACTGTTTGGCCCTGAGAACTCTAAATCTGACTAG
- a CDS encoding dihydrofolate reductase family protein, translating into MKSRLFFDVASSLDGFIAPEGMVMAHAMDPEYKQWMSLWSKLQSWVFQQKFFRENLKLGEGGETGHDNRMLEETFKRTGVSIMGKRMFEGGERFWPEEAPFHTPVYVLTHEVRKPWVRPGGTTFHFVNDGIESALGQARRAAGNRDIRIAGGAKVIQQFLNAGLVDEFTIHYSPVFFGGGEQLFSGINKNVKVKIREAVGSKEVTHVTFTVEK; encoded by the coding sequence ATGAAGAGTCGATTGTTTTTCGATGTGGCCTCATCTCTGGACGGTTTTATCGCGCCTGAAGGAATGGTTATGGCCCACGCGATGGATCCCGAGTACAAACAATGGATGAGCCTATGGTCGAAACTGCAGAGCTGGGTTTTCCAGCAGAAGTTCTTCCGCGAGAACCTCAAGCTCGGCGAGGGCGGCGAGACTGGTCACGATAATCGGATGTTAGAAGAAACATTCAAGCGAACTGGCGTAAGCATCATGGGGAAGAGGATGTTCGAGGGAGGAGAACGCTTCTGGCCTGAAGAAGCACCGTTTCACACACCAGTCTACGTCTTGACTCATGAAGTTCGGAAACCCTGGGTACGCCCCGGAGGCACAACCTTCCACTTCGTTAATGATGGGATAGAGAGCGCTCTTGGACAAGCACGAAGAGCAGCTGGGAACAGGGACATCCGAATCGCGGGCGGAGCCAAAGTGATCCAACAATTTCTTAACGCTGGACTAGTTGACGAATTCACCATCCACTACTCACCAGTGTTCTTCGGTGGCGGCGAGCAACTGTTTTCAGGAATAAACAAGAACGTCAAGGTGAAAATCAGGGAAGCTGTTGGATCGAAAGAGGTTACACACGTCACATTCACAGTAGAGAAGTGA
- a CDS encoding saccharopine dehydrogenase C-terminal domain-containing protein has protein sequence MKVLVVGCGKVGSEIARDLAGSSDVDSVVAMDASSQNLNLLKKRVPRKLQTVKVSISQKPRFHALLGKVDLVCGALPGRLGFDLMTQTVKAGRDTVDISYTPRDAFLLQREAKEAGVRIVPQCGVAPGFTNMCVGDASSKLDQMKSVEIFVGGLPEKPEPPLSYRIVFSLEDVLNEYSRPVQVIEEGKRKKVEALSGRGHINFPRVGKLEYFLTDGLGSLPRSYPKTRDMHEFTLRYPGHADMMRTLRVLGFFERKPVKIGGVLVEPRQLSIELLRGAMSKGSPEDLLALRVDVRGLSLGKRIHLRYQLLDHFNRKSRVSGMARTTAYPCTSVALLVGRGRIKETGIVTPEKIAQDEGLFRFVLDRLAKRGVDMKMSTLG, from the coding sequence ATGAAAGTCCTTGTTGTGGGGTGCGGGAAGGTTGGATCTGAGATCGCCCGAGACCTGGCGGGGTCAAGCGACGTTGATTCTGTGGTCGCGATGGACGCCAGTTCTCAGAACCTAAATCTCCTGAAAAAACGGGTTCCAAGAAAGCTTCAGACTGTCAAGGTGAGCATATCCCAGAAGCCCCGTTTCCATGCCCTTCTAGGAAAGGTCGACCTTGTTTGTGGTGCGTTGCCGGGACGTCTTGGATTTGATCTAATGACTCAGACAGTGAAAGCGGGCAGAGACACTGTGGATATCTCCTATACTCCACGCGATGCATTCTTGCTTCAGCGCGAGGCGAAGGAGGCCGGGGTTCGGATTGTGCCTCAATGTGGTGTCGCGCCTGGTTTCACGAACATGTGCGTTGGTGATGCCTCAAGCAAGCTAGATCAGATGAAATCAGTTGAGATCTTTGTTGGCGGTCTCCCGGAGAAGCCCGAACCCCCCTTGAGTTATCGGATCGTGTTCTCCCTTGAAGATGTATTGAACGAGTACTCTCGACCTGTCCAGGTGATCGAGGAAGGTAAGCGAAAGAAGGTTGAAGCTCTGTCTGGGCGTGGCCACATTAACTTTCCTCGAGTGGGGAAGCTGGAATATTTTCTCACTGACGGTCTCGGCTCTCTTCCTAGAAGCTATCCGAAAACGAGAGACATGCACGAGTTCACGCTCCGATACCCTGGGCATGCGGACATGATGCGAACGCTCCGGGTCCTAGGCTTCTTCGAACGTAAGCCGGTTAAGATTGGCGGTGTTCTGGTGGAGCCTAGACAGCTGTCGATAGAGCTTCTTCGCGGGGCGATGTCAAAGGGGTCGCCGGAGGATCTTCTGGCTTTGAGGGTTGACGTGAGGGGCTTATCTCTTGGAAAGAGAATTCATCTGAGATATCAACTCCTGGACCACTTCAATCGAAAATCAAGAGTCTCGGGAATGGCTCGTACAACAGCCTACCCATGCACCTCTGTCGCCTTACTGGTGGGGCGTGGAAGAATCAAGGAAACAGGCATCGTTACTCCTGAGAAGATTGCTCAGGACGAGGGGCTCTTCCGGTTTGTCTTGGATCGACTTGCCAAGCGCGGCGTCGACATGAAAATGTCTACGCTAGGCTGA